Proteins found in one Prochlorothrix hollandica PCC 9006 = CALU 1027 genomic segment:
- a CDS encoding DUF3769 domain-containing protein — MIDFPFVADLADTTPVIQVLAPASNPAHNSPVWPTALPGDPTPPPDWVALEVTPDVTPGFTPDSPPDSPPELTQTDRPQPLSYRAADLLDPGDSDSSVVTISNPVSEAVVPAFHATPVLNPAEFSPQTLVPGVPVTAANNPAPRTAPTVTANAVVTANAVVTANTKNLTLDDPGQNAKLLAQGSDRRPSPPLDRLLPQSFPANPDDPERPSNFGDGVRDALDAAPSLDSPVDLPVNSPVDLPVNSPVDLPVNLPQTPTPPLQLETLEGCAAVVETLGQGVSQGLGTIAAPGRNPGSLGPSVDRNLDASLDASIVQTSDPCPQPSPPDCPIDGIALGEVQPDGCPTETATTPTASDLTSDEMGVVNLSADRQNLDQERQIVTADGNAFLRFNGGAVQADRIQYNISTKFIRAEGDVRFARGQQRIEGEYLEYNLMQQRGIIEPATGQLFNRESPLDLNLNQAPSTPLPSDDPAIVFPDSPPLVRTQKVGETVISTGFGTSFGTTESTNGNPENEVSLPLQVNAFSQTGTVNHWRYTTEHLELIPDGWNADQVRLSNDPFSPSQFQLRANRAQYRELGPLVSEIRADRPRYIFDNGLSLPTFRNRVLIDRRPQDSGLFSIGYDGNDRGGLFIERSFEPISRDNIRLNLTPQLLVQKALLNSDTDVDPDNSIGGLSALALRGSLSAQLRPGTSLNGSFVATDLGAIGDDKFDQTIRANLRLQQALPWQHTLAFESSFRDRLFNGSLGYQTVHRNNGLIVYSPTFNLGQSGVTLWYQGSLQFINADSDRPDLLNPIRDNNRVDLTRYQGRATLGRGVTLWRGEPLPATPTLGLRYTPSPITPQVNLYLSATGIYSGYSNGETQQSLTTSVGISGTFGHHSRRWFDYTQVNATYSRALRSGESPFLFDRIGDSQALGLGLVQQIYGPIVIGLQTGLNLDTGEEFSRDYSVEYHRRAFNVALRYNPEREIGTLTFRIHDFAWQGQPRGKL, encoded by the coding sequence ATGATCGATTTTCCCTTTGTGGCAGACCTCGCAGACACAACGCCGGTGATCCAAGTTTTAGCTCCGGCCTCCAATCCAGCCCATAATTCTCCCGTCTGGCCAACAGCTTTGCCCGGTGACCCTACGCCTCCTCCAGATTGGGTTGCTTTAGAGGTCACTCCAGATGTAACCCCAGGTTTTACCCCAGATTCGCCCCCAGATTCGCCCCCAGAGCTAACCCAGACCGATCGCCCCCAACCCCTCAGCTACAGGGCGGCTGATCTTCTGGATCCAGGGGATTCGGATTCCTCCGTGGTCACGATCTCCAACCCGGTGTCTGAGGCAGTCGTTCCAGCATTCCACGCTACCCCTGTCTTAAACCCTGCGGAGTTTAGCCCTCAAACCCTTGTCCCTGGGGTGCCTGTAACGGCGGCTAATAACCCTGCTCCCCGAACCGCCCCCACTGTCACCGCCAATGCTGTTGTCACCGCCAATGCTGTTGTCACCGCCAATACTAAGAATCTGACCCTGGACGACCCTGGGCAAAACGCTAAACTTTTGGCCCAAGGGAGCGATCGCCGTCCTAGTCCACCCCTCGATCGCCTCCTGCCCCAATCTTTTCCCGCCAACCCCGATGATCCTGAACGTCCCAGCAATTTTGGGGATGGGGTTCGCGACGCTCTGGATGCCGCCCCGTCGTTAGATTCGCCTGTAGACTTACCTGTTAACTCGCCTGTAGACTTACCTGTTAACTCGCCTGTAGACTTACCTGTCAACTTACCGCAGACTCCCACGCCCCCGTTGCAGTTGGAAACCCTGGAGGGTTGTGCAGCGGTGGTGGAAACCCTGGGTCAAGGGGTTAGTCAAGGCTTAGGGACGATCGCCGCCCCTGGGCGCAACCCTGGATCGTTGGGTCCATCCGTGGACAGGAATTTGGATGCCAGTTTGGATGCCAGTATTGTCCAAACCAGTGACCCTTGCCCTCAACCATCCCCCCCAGACTGTCCCATCGACGGTATCGCCTTAGGAGAGGTTCAGCCCGACGGATGTCCCACGGAGACCGCCACAACCCCAACGGCGAGCGACCTCACCAGTGACGAAATGGGTGTGGTTAACCTCAGTGCCGATCGCCAAAATCTCGATCAGGAACGCCAAATTGTGACCGCCGATGGCAATGCTTTCCTCCGCTTCAATGGGGGAGCCGTGCAGGCCGATCGCATTCAATACAACATCAGCACCAAATTTATCCGGGCCGAGGGGGATGTGCGGTTTGCGCGGGGACAGCAGCGCATTGAGGGGGAGTACCTGGAATATAACTTGATGCAGCAACGGGGGATTATCGAACCGGCTACGGGGCAACTGTTCAACCGAGAAAGCCCGCTTGATCTGAATCTGAATCAAGCCCCCTCAACCCCGTTACCTTCAGATGATCCGGCGATCGTCTTCCCCGACAGTCCCCCCTTAGTGCGGACTCAGAAAGTGGGGGAAACCGTGATCTCCACAGGTTTTGGCACCAGTTTCGGCACCACAGAGTCCACCAATGGGAACCCAGAGAATGAGGTGTCTTTGCCCCTTCAGGTCAATGCGTTTAGTCAAACGGGAACGGTTAACCATTGGCGTTACACCACGGAGCATTTGGAGCTGATTCCTGATGGCTGGAATGCAGACCAGGTGCGGTTAAGTAATGATCCCTTTAGCCCCAGCCAGTTCCAGTTACGGGCTAATCGGGCACAATATCGGGAACTTGGCCCGTTGGTCAGTGAGATTCGGGCCGATCGACCTCGGTATATTTTCGATAATGGCCTGAGCCTGCCCACCTTTCGCAATCGGGTGCTGATCGATCGCCGGCCCCAGGATTCTGGTTTGTTTAGTATCGGTTATGACGGGAACGATCGGGGGGGACTGTTTATTGAACGGTCCTTTGAGCCGATTTCCCGGGACAATATCCGCCTCAACCTGACCCCCCAGTTACTGGTGCAAAAAGCCCTGCTCAATAGTGACACCGATGTTGATCCGGACAATAGCATTGGGGGTCTCAGTGCCTTGGCGCTGCGGGGGAGTCTCTCGGCCCAGTTGCGCCCCGGCACCAGCCTCAACGGTAGCTTTGTGGCCACGGACTTGGGAGCCATCGGTGATGACAAGTTTGATCAAACCATCCGTGCTAATCTGCGGCTCCAGCAAGCCTTGCCCTGGCAACACACCCTAGCCTTTGAAAGTAGTTTTCGCGATCGCCTGTTCAATGGCTCCCTGGGTTACCAAACCGTTCACCGCAACAATGGCCTTATCGTCTATAGTCCTACCTTTAATCTGGGGCAGTCGGGGGTCACCTTGTGGTATCAGGGCAGTCTTCAGTTTATTAATGCCGACAGCGATCGACCCGATCTGCTGAACCCCATTCGCGACAATAACCGGGTTGATCTCACCCGCTATCAGGGCAGAGCAACCTTGGGGCGAGGTGTAACCCTGTGGCGAGGAGAACCCCTGCCCGCTACTCCCACCCTGGGACTGCGGTACACCCCTAGCCCCATTACCCCCCAAGTTAACCTATACCTCAGTGCCACGGGCATTTACAGCGGCTACAGCAACGGTGAAACCCAGCAATCCCTGACCACCTCCGTGGGTATATCGGGCACCTTTGGCCACCACTCCCGCCGCTGGTTTGACTATACCCAGGTCAACGCCACCTATAGCCGCGCCCTCCGGTCTGGGGAATCTCCCTTTTTGTTCGATCGCATTGGGGATAGCCAAGCCTTGGGTCTCGGCCTGGTGCAACAGATTTATGGTCCCATTGTCATTGGTCTCCAGACGGGTCTAAACCTGGATACGGGGGAAGAATTCAGTCGGGACTACAGCGTTGAATATCACCGCCGCGCCTTTAATGTGGCCCTGCGCTATAACCCAGAGCGGGAAATCGGCACCCTGACCTTCCGCATCCATGATTTTGCATGGCAGGGCCAACCGAGGGGCAAACTCTAG
- a CDS encoding DUF3038 domain-containing protein, translating into MSTVVPFPQGPTLQALPPVPTSPAQLHNIKAQLDLILLALEALTGIGSEAMVQAADTLQLSGMGDRVSLWRLRQANPLRKGQGGRKKLDVEEAKALVLLICYLAQQHQTRIRSAVGLLEQLTSQGRPPHEAAVLGDYLDGFCNLFQDRMDDQSQESLSMEHLSNLALKLLIDLLFYGGSGGARRLWVALIDRSAPS; encoded by the coding sequence ATGTCTACAGTCGTCCCCTTTCCCCAGGGTCCTACCCTCCAAGCACTGCCCCCAGTGCCCACCAGCCCCGCTCAGCTCCACAACATTAAAGCCCAACTGGATCTGATTCTCTTAGCCTTGGAAGCCTTAACGGGCATTGGATCCGAGGCCATGGTGCAGGCTGCGGACACCTTGCAATTGTCGGGCATGGGCGATCGCGTCAGTCTCTGGCGCTTGCGCCAAGCCAACCCCCTGCGCAAGGGTCAAGGGGGCCGCAAAAAATTAGATGTGGAAGAGGCCAAAGCCTTGGTGCTGTTGATTTGTTACCTGGCCCAACAACACCAGACCCGCATTCGATCGGCGGTGGGATTATTGGAACAACTCACCAGCCAAGGCCGCCCCCCCCACGAAGCCGCCGTGCTGGGGGATTACCTAGACGGCTTTTGCAACCTCTTTCAAGATCGCATGGATGACCAGAGCCAAGAGTCCCTCTCCATGGAACACCTGAGCAATCTGGCCCTGAAGCTCTTAATCGACCTCCTGTTCTATGGCGGATCGGGGGGTGCCCGCCGTCTGTGGGTGGCCTTGATTGATCGATCGGCCCCGTCTTAA
- the gshB gene encoding glutathione synthase, giving the protein MKFAFIIDPIQGLDPGHDSSVALMEAAQSRGHQVWITQMSELRVAQGQAWATLQAVTLNPVSLQEGRWQVPSPWYHLGHPQELCLGEMDAVFMRKDPPVTIPYLYATYVLDALDPQRTLVLNSPQGLRSANEKMYALQFTGAIPETIVSARKASIIEFAQAQGQAVLKPLGGKAGEGILFLDPDDRNLNSLIEISTHQGQVPVMVQAYLPAAKEGDKRIIVLHGEPIGAVNRVPTGQEFRGNMAVGGRVEAVPLTDRDRDICAQLAPALRRDGLYFVGLDVIGGYLTEVNVTSPTGIREIDRLDGVCLGQQVMEWLEAFHPQGGPV; this is encoded by the coding sequence GTGAAGTTTGCTTTTATTATTGACCCGATTCAAGGCTTGGATCCCGGCCATGATAGTAGTGTTGCCTTGATGGAAGCGGCCCAAAGTCGGGGACATCAGGTGTGGATCACCCAGATGTCGGAGTTGCGGGTTGCCCAGGGTCAGGCTTGGGCAACTCTCCAGGCCGTGACCTTGAACCCTGTTAGTCTCCAGGAGGGTCGTTGGCAGGTGCCGTCTCCGTGGTATCACTTGGGCCATCCCCAGGAATTGTGTTTAGGGGAGATGGATGCGGTGTTTATGCGTAAAGACCCCCCCGTGACCATCCCCTATCTCTACGCGACTTATGTTTTAGATGCTTTGGATCCTCAGCGTACCTTGGTGTTGAATTCACCTCAGGGTTTGCGATCGGCTAATGAAAAGATGTATGCCCTCCAATTTACGGGGGCGATTCCCGAAACCATAGTCAGTGCCCGTAAGGCCAGCATCATCGAATTTGCCCAGGCCCAGGGTCAGGCGGTGCTGAAGCCCTTGGGGGGGAAGGCGGGGGAGGGGATTTTGTTTTTGGATCCCGACGATCGCAATCTCAATTCCCTCATTGAAATTAGTACCCACCAAGGCCAGGTGCCTGTGATGGTGCAAGCTTATCTGCCAGCAGCCAAGGAGGGGGACAAGCGCATTATTGTCCTCCACGGGGAACCCATTGGGGCGGTGAACCGGGTGCCGACGGGTCAGGAGTTTCGGGGCAATATGGCGGTGGGGGGCCGGGTGGAGGCGGTGCCGTTGACCGATCGCGATCGGGACATTTGCGCCCAACTTGCTCCGGCGTTGCGCCGGGATGGCCTTTATTTTGTGGGCTTGGATGTGATTGGCGGCTACCTGACGGAGGTTAATGTGACCAGTCCGACGGGGATTCGGGAGATCGATCGCCTGGATGGTGTCTGTTTGGGGCAACAGGTGATGGAGTGGTTAGAGGCGTTTCACCCCCAGGGTGGGCCTGTCTGA
- the grxC gene encoding glutaredoxin 3: MIATPDSAQASTAKVEIYLWTTCPFCHRAKALLDKKGVVYQEYVIDGDEAARSVMAQRAQGRRSVPQIFINDQPIGGCDDLHGLEYAGQLDALLA; the protein is encoded by the coding sequence ATGATTGCTACCCCTGATTCAGCCCAAGCCAGCACTGCCAAGGTGGAAATTTACCTATGGACGACCTGTCCCTTTTGCCACCGAGCCAAAGCGCTGTTGGATAAAAAAGGTGTGGTTTACCAGGAATATGTGATTGATGGCGATGAGGCGGCGCGATCGGTCATGGCTCAGCGTGCCCAGGGTCGCCGTAGTGTCCCCCAAATTTTCATCAATGACCAGCCCATCGGAGGTTGTGACGATCTCCATGGTTTGGAGTATGCTGGCCAGTTGGATGCCTTACTTGCATAG
- a CDS encoding type II toxin-antitoxin system CcdA family antitoxin, with protein MTEPLAQASSTTQQGTGSSIADASQRDKVEMRISIDPDLLEEINHLTQDPSRIIEAALRRWLRGEPQRDEDLARTFSRNVPVPPRGEWND; from the coding sequence ATGACAGAACCCCTTGCCCAAGCCTCCAGCACAACCCAGCAGGGTACCGGCTCCTCGATCGCTGACGCGAGCCAGCGCGACAAAGTTGAAATGCGCATCAGCATCGACCCCGATTTACTAGAAGAGATTAACCATTTGACCCAAGACCCCAGCCGCATTATTGAAGCAGCTCTCCGCCGCTGGCTGCGGGGTGAACCGCAAAGGGACGAAGATCTAGCTCGCACCTTCTCCCGCAATGTCCCCGTTCCCCCCCGTGGCGAGTGGAATGACTAA
- a CDS encoding sensor histidine kinase, with amino-acid sequence MESPSPEGTVARHAADLVFTQDALGHYLSFYWQSNQLPDLHPDHLVFTQMGPTSGPVNIEHYFGKVRWVLDHLKPIQFEEVFCYGNQQIAFEITLSPILLPQQTARTLLVLGKSISPQPWATSPIDAIVTRKAPITEVGLARYQKFFTLIAWNIRRTLDLETIWQQTVNGLGSILKVDRCLICAYTTDSRYLPIVAEYQRVPAQALRGELFDLQAHPQLQETFTSLTPTTTIVPLPQEGTECALMAIATSYQDQPNGLIVMGYGSLSVDPFKSSAMGQAEGHETTALAWSKAELESVSELADQVGTALAHAHLFGEVQELAQELQDANSNLVQKHWELEEARQQAEEISRIKSEFLANTSHELRTPLNGMIGFLKLVMDDMADSPEEEHEFVTEAYRSALLLLAIINDILDIAKIEAGRMELDLEPVNLDELFADVERKTRTHTERKDLIYELHRPNTRDEVLIYGDYQRLLQIMLNLVGNAIKFTHEGGITVSAQIKRSKVIVQDQEMPGYVQVSVADTGIGVSLEKQSRLFKAFSQVDSSRTRQYGGTGLGLVISQRLVEAMGGQVNFYSMGDGLGSTVTFTAPLYQEPVILAFDD; translated from the coding sequence ATGGAATCCCCAAGCCCGGAAGGAACTGTAGCTCGTCATGCTGCGGACTTAGTCTTTACCCAAGATGCCCTGGGGCACTATCTGTCGTTTTATTGGCAGAGCAATCAACTCCCAGATCTGCATCCTGATCATCTGGTGTTCACCCAGATGGGTCCCACCTCAGGACCGGTCAACATTGAACATTACTTTGGTAAGGTGCGCTGGGTGTTAGACCACCTCAAGCCCATCCAGTTTGAGGAAGTTTTTTGTTATGGGAACCAACAGATTGCCTTTGAGATAACCCTCAGCCCGATTCTGCTGCCCCAGCAAACTGCCCGAACCCTCTTAGTTCTGGGAAAGTCCATCTCACCCCAGCCCTGGGCTACGTCTCCCATTGATGCGATCGTCACCCGCAAAGCGCCCATTACAGAGGTGGGGCTGGCCCGCTACCAGAAATTTTTCACCCTCATTGCCTGGAACATTCGCCGCACCCTAGATTTAGAAACCATTTGGCAACAAACCGTCAATGGTTTAGGTAGCATTCTTAAGGTCGATCGCTGTCTGATTTGTGCCTACACCACCGACAGCCGATATTTGCCGATCGTGGCGGAATATCAACGGGTTCCCGCCCAAGCTCTACGGGGAGAACTCTTTGATCTCCAAGCCCATCCCCAACTGCAAGAAACCTTTACATCCTTAACCCCTACCACCACCATTGTTCCCCTACCCCAAGAAGGCACAGAATGCGCCTTAATGGCCATTGCCACATCCTACCAAGATCAACCCAACGGCCTGATTGTGATGGGTTATGGTTCCTTGAGTGTGGATCCGTTTAAATCCTCGGCCATGGGTCAAGCTGAGGGCCACGAAACCACGGCACTAGCCTGGTCTAAGGCAGAGTTGGAGTCTGTCAGTGAATTGGCGGATCAGGTGGGGACCGCCCTCGCCCATGCCCACCTTTTTGGGGAAGTCCAAGAGCTAGCCCAAGAGTTGCAGGATGCCAACAGCAACTTAGTCCAGAAACATTGGGAATTGGAAGAAGCCCGCCAACAGGCTGAGGAAATTTCCCGCATCAAAAGTGAGTTCCTAGCCAACACCTCCCATGAATTGCGCACCCCCCTCAACGGCATGATTGGCTTTTTAAAGCTAGTGATGGATGACATGGCCGACTCTCCGGAGGAGGAGCATGAGTTTGTAACAGAGGCCTATCGATCGGCCCTGCTGCTGTTGGCTATCATCAACGATATTTTGGACATTGCCAAAATTGAAGCCGGTCGCATGGAACTGGACCTAGAACCGGTGAACCTGGATGAGTTGTTTGCGGATGTGGAACGGAAAACCCGCACCCATACCGAGCGCAAAGACCTGATTTATGAACTGCATCGGCCCAATACCCGGGATGAAGTGCTGATTTATGGAGATTACCAGCGTTTACTGCAAATTATGCTCAACTTAGTCGGCAATGCCATTAAGTTCACCCACGAAGGCGGGATCACCGTCAGCGCCCAAATTAAGCGGTCTAAGGTGATCGTGCAAGACCAGGAAATGCCCGGTTATGTCCAGGTCAGCGTCGCGGATACCGGCATTGGGGTCTCCCTGGAAAAACAATCTCGCCTGTTCAAAGCCTTTAGTCAGGTGGACAGTTCCCGCACTCGCCAGTATGGGGGCACCGGCCTAGGCTTGGTGATTTCCCAGCGCTTGGTCGAGGCCATGGGGGGACAGGTCAATTTCTACAGTATGGGGGATGGACTAGGGTCTACGGTTACCTTCACGGCTCCGTTGTATCAAGAGCCGGTGATTCTGGCCTTTGACGATTAG
- a CDS encoding M48 family metalloprotease, which produces MNQLKTVALLGLLSGVLVTLSYGIGGMGGAFIGVLLAAVMNLGSWFYSDKLALAAYGAQPVSAEDYPQLHGIVLKLTQKAEMPMPQVCLIPSSAANAFATGRDPDHAAVAVTQGIVDLLPLDELEAVIAHELSHIDNRDTLTQAVAATVAGAISYLSQIAMWFMGGSRDENSPNPLVFLLGILVAPIAAMVIQLGLSRTREFAADEGAARLTGNPRALAKALQRLESGAEEFPLEANPAFAPLLIINGPSKRFLANLFATHPATTDRVERLLNLERELKAANR; this is translated from the coding sequence ATGAATCAACTGAAAACAGTCGCCCTCCTGGGGCTATTAAGCGGTGTTCTCGTCACCCTGAGCTATGGCATCGGTGGCATGGGCGGTGCCTTCATAGGAGTCCTGTTGGCCGCCGTCATGAACCTGGGATCCTGGTTCTATTCCGACAAGCTAGCCTTAGCAGCCTATGGTGCCCAACCGGTTTCCGCTGAGGACTATCCCCAACTCCATGGCATAGTCCTCAAGTTAACCCAGAAAGCAGAAATGCCCATGCCGCAAGTTTGCCTGATCCCCAGCAGCGCGGCCAATGCCTTTGCCACGGGGCGGGATCCAGACCATGCAGCCGTAGCCGTTACCCAGGGCATTGTCGATCTGTTGCCCCTAGATGAACTGGAGGCGGTCATTGCCCATGAGCTGAGCCACATTGATAACCGCGACACCCTCACCCAGGCGGTAGCCGCTACGGTAGCCGGTGCTATTTCCTATCTCAGTCAAATAGCGATGTGGTTTATGGGCGGCAGTCGTGACGAGAATAGTCCTAATCCCTTGGTCTTCCTGTTGGGGATTCTGGTGGCACCGATCGCTGCCATGGTGATTCAGTTGGGGCTGTCCCGCACCCGTGAGTTTGCAGCGGATGAAGGCGCAGCACGCCTAACGGGTAATCCCCGTGCCTTGGCCAAAGCACTGCAGCGCCTAGAGTCAGGGGCTGAGGAGTTCCCCCTGGAGGCGAACCCCGCCTTTGCCCCGCTGTTGATTATCAATGGACCCTCTAAGCGATTTCTGGCCAATCTCTTTGCCACCCACCCCGCTACGACCGATCGGGTGGAACGTCTGCTAAACCTGGAACGTGAACTGAAGGCCGCTAACCGTTAG
- a CDS encoding MBL fold metallo-hydrolase, whose amino-acid sequence MPTTPSLSPPPPHCHPFSVRFWGVRGNIPTPGPQWVEFGGNTACIEVRVGGECLIFDGGTGLRLLGQQLVTRAETTAHLFFTHSYWDRIQGFPFFQPAFQPHYCLHIYGGTAVTGASIKQCLMAQMVRPNFPIPLPKMRAKLLFHDLAPGESWEIAATGSSGLGVTPTLVSAPESGSPIIVETCSLNRFDRAIGYRVSWNGSTLVYATDVSHGPYSDPALLHLARGADVLIYDAAYSEPMPFVPGGSIAGESGSRSPGDPYSAPGLEILWHQGLAVAEAAGVGQLVLFHHSPDYDDGQLLALESQMQQNFPTSCLAREGMHLILNPGQP is encoded by the coding sequence GTGCCGACGACCCCTTCCCTGTCTCCCCCACCCCCCCACTGCCATCCCTTCAGCGTCAGATTTTGGGGAGTGCGGGGTAATATTCCCACCCCTGGACCCCAATGGGTTGAGTTTGGGGGGAACACTGCCTGTATAGAAGTACGGGTTGGGGGTGAATGTTTGATTTTTGATGGGGGTACAGGACTCCGCCTGTTGGGTCAACAGTTAGTGACCCGTGCCGAGACGACAGCGCACCTGTTTTTCACCCATAGTTATTGGGACCGCATTCAAGGGTTTCCCTTCTTTCAGCCCGCCTTTCAACCCCATTATTGCCTTCATATCTATGGCGGTACCGCCGTCACGGGGGCATCCATCAAGCAGTGCCTGATGGCCCAAATGGTGCGCCCCAACTTTCCCATTCCCTTGCCCAAAATGCGGGCTAAGCTCCTGTTCCATGATCTAGCACCCGGGGAAAGCTGGGAAATTGCGGCCACGGGATCCTCCGGTCTTGGAGTAACGCCAACCCTGGTCTCTGCCCCAGAATCCGGTTCTCCCATTATTGTCGAAACCTGTTCCCTCAACCGTTTCGATCGTGCCATCGGTTACCGCGTCAGTTGGAACGGCTCAACCTTGGTCTATGCCACCGATGTTAGCCATGGACCCTACTCCGATCCGGCTTTACTACATTTGGCGCGAGGTGCTGATGTCCTGATTTATGACGCAGCCTATTCCGAACCCATGCCCTTTGTGCCAGGGGGATCCATCGCTGGGGAATCGGGGTCGCGATCGCCGGGGGATCCCTACAGCGCCCCTGGTTTAGAGATCCTGTGGCACCAGGGTTTGGCGGTGGCTGAGGCGGCGGGGGTGGGACAACTGGTGCTCTTCCACCATAGCCCCGACTATGATGATGGACAACTGCTAGCCCTGGAAAGCCAAATGCAGCAGAATTTCCCCACCAGTTGCCTTGCACGGGAAGGAATGCACTTAATCCTCAACCCCGGACAGCCCTAG
- a CDS encoding inorganic diphosphatase encodes MDLSRIPAEPKPGLVNVLIEIPAGSKNKYEFDKDLNAFALDRVLYASVHYPFDYGFIPNTLADDGDPLDGIVIMDQPTFPGCVIAARPIGMMEMIDGGDRDEKILCVPAKDPRYAEVKSLKDVAPHRLDEVAEFFRTYKNLEKKVTEILGWKDADAVAALVKECIAAYQG; translated from the coding sequence ATGGATTTATCCCGTATCCCTGCGGAACCCAAACCGGGCTTGGTTAATGTATTAATCGAGATTCCCGCCGGTAGCAAGAATAAGTATGAGTTTGATAAGGATCTCAACGCCTTTGCCCTCGATCGCGTCCTCTATGCATCGGTACACTATCCCTTTGACTATGGCTTTATCCCCAATACCTTGGCAGATGATGGGGATCCCCTGGATGGCATTGTGATCATGGATCAGCCCACCTTCCCCGGTTGCGTCATTGCCGCCCGTCCCATTGGCATGATGGAAATGATCGACGGGGGCGATCGCGATGAAAAAATCCTCTGTGTCCCCGCCAAAGATCCCCGCTATGCTGAAGTCAAGTCCCTCAAAGACGTGGCTCCCCACCGCTTGGACGAAGTGGCTGAATTTTTCCGCACCTACAAAAATCTGGAAAAGAAAGTCACTGAAATCTTGGGCTGGAAAGATGCCGATGCCGTCGCCGCCCTCGTCAAAGAGTGTATTGCCGCTTACCAGGGCTAA